In Mesorhizobium sp. M9A.F.Ca.ET.002.03.1.2, the DNA window ACCTCGGTGCTCGACGTCTTCGACACGACCAAGTTTCCGGGCAAGCGCGCGATGCGCAAGTTTCCGGCGCAGAACCTCGAATGGGCGCTGATGGCCGACGGCGTCGCACCGGCCGACGTCTATAAGGTGCTGGGAACGCCGGAAGGCGTCGACCGCGCCTTCAAGAAGCTCGACACGATCAAGAAGGACATTGTCTGGTGGGATGCCGGCGCGCAGCCGGCGCAGCTTCTGGCCTCCCAGGAAGTGGTGATGACCACCGCCTGGAACGGCCGCATCCAGAACGCCATCGATACCGACAAGAAGCCGTTCAAGATCGTCTGGAACAACCAGATCCTCGAATATGACATGATCGCCATTCCCAAGGGCGCCAAGAACCCGGACCTCGCCTACAAGTACCTTGCCTATATCAGCCAGCCGGAAAACAACGCCAAGCTCGCCAGCTACATCACCTATGGGCCGGTGCGCACCGATGCGGCGTCCTTCGTGGCGGCCGATGCCTTGCCGAAATTGCCGAACGCGCCCGATCATCTGAGCGGCGCCTATCTGGTCGCCGATACC includes these proteins:
- a CDS encoding ABC transporter substrate-binding protein, which encodes MKAIKARLFALAAATACITSGHAAFAEELSIMASGGAWQDAQRKAWFEPFSKETGAKIVEQEYLGDLGKVKAMVDTGNVPIDLVTVETATVLQGCDAGILERLDYSKIAPREKFIEGSALDCGVGLDAYGDILAYDTTVLKEAPTSVLDVFDTTKFPGKRAMRKFPAQNLEWALMADGVAPADVYKVLGTPEGVDRAFKKLDTIKKDIVWWDAGAQPAQLLASQEVVMTTAWNGRIQNAIDTDKKPFKIVWNNQILEYDMIAIPKGAKNPDLAYKYLAYISQPENNAKLASYITYGPVRTDAASFVAADALPKLPNAPDHLSGAYLVADTEFWGDYGEDLVKRFNAWLAQ